The genomic window ATCGGGTTCGTCGCGACACGCCCGATCGCGCGCCAGAGCGACGCGCGGGCGGTGGTGACGGCATCCAGGATCGCCATCGTGATGGGGGTGAAGACCAGCAGCTGCAACAGGATCACCGGCGCCGGATACGCCGCACTGCCGAGCAGGTAGAGCGACAGCGGGATGCCGATGTTGTTGGAGTTCACCTGACCGGCGCTCAGGGCCCCGATCACGGTCTCGCCGACCGAGCGCTTCCAGGCGACCCGTGCGACGAGCGTGTAGACGAGGATGACGGCGACCGCCGCGATCGCCGACACGGGCAGGAGCGCCGAGAACAGCGTCTGGACGTCGGCCTGCGCGAGCACGACGAAGAGGAGGAACGGTGACAGCACGAAGAACGTCAGCCGGGCCAGCACGGGTCGCGCATGCTCTCCGAGGAGGTCGATGCGGCCGAGGATCCATCCCACGAGGATCGCCACGCCCACCACGACGAATCCGGTGAGCGACTCCAGCATGCTCCGAGCCTAGGAAATCGTTCTCTCGGTGGCGAATCGCGCGTCGCCGTCTGACAGACTGGCACGCGCTGGACGAAGGGAGACACGGATGCCGGAACCCCGTGACCGCGTGACGCGGAAGGCCGATCTGCTCGCCGCGCTGACCGCGCCCGCCGCTGACGTCTGGGTGGCGACCGCGTCGGCCGAATCGGCGCCGTACCTGGTGCCGCTGTCGCTGGCGTGGATCGATGATCGCGCCGTCATCGCCCTCGAGGAGCGCTCGGTGACGGCCCGCAACCTCGCTGCGTCAGGCGTCGCTCGTCTC from Microbacterium sp. ProA8 includes these protein-coding regions:
- a CDS encoding AEC family transporter; translation: MLESLTGFVVVGVAILVGWILGRIDLLGEHARPVLARLTFFVLSPFLLFVVLAQADVQTLFSALLPVSAIAAVAVILVYTLVARVAWKRSVGETVIGALSAGQVNSNNIGIPLSLYLLGSAAYPAPVILLQLLVFTPITMAILDAVTTARASLWRAIGRVATNPIVLGSLLGTIVSVSGVRLPPIVMEPAMLIANACVPIMLIAYGISLHGQRVLGPSGRRRDIVLAISLKLVAMPVIAWALAAFAFGLAAHDVLVVTVLAALPTAQNVFNYSQRYDVGETISRDTVFLTTIGCVPVLILVTLLLG